A genome region from Babesia bigemina genome assembly Bbig001, chromosome : I includes the following:
- a CDS encoding polyadenylate binding protein, putative translates to MPVGVFQGPSGRSSFTSASLYVGDLLPEVTEAMLYEVFNGVGPVASIRVCRDSVTRKSLGYAYVNYYNVQDAETALECLNYIDIKGHPARIMWSDRDPSLRKSGTGNIFVKNLDKAIDTKALYDTFSHFGTILSCKVAMDALGNSKGYGFVHYTTEESAKEAIEKVNGMLIGNSQVSVAPFVHRYEREATQSDAFTNLYVRNFPDTWTEDDLRETFSKYGEITSMLLKTDDKGRRFAFVNYSETSMAKAAMESENGVKLEGAEEPLLVCQHMGKARRYAMLKAQYDSSAQDHRNKFLGVNLYLKNLDDAIDDAALRDLFKQYGTVTSSKVMRDPNGVSRGFGFVCFSRPDEATKAVAGMHLKLVKNKPLYVGLAEKREQRASRLQQRSRQNELMQYGDRPSYMPLYPPDMPPHVYYNQVGFRPTMPAQPMTVAPRGMRMMAPVPIVHGRGAASPHALPQGRRATVKQVPLSGFKFTAQARNRTEMPNGAPSSPPPSQPAIDGAAMHKQMIGERLFPIVARENPDLAGKITGMMLEMDNQELMALLDNEQQLKDKIQEAMRVLQQAS, encoded by the coding sequence ATGCCTGTGGGCGTCTTTCAGGGTCCAAGCGGTCGCAGTTCGTTCACTTCTGCTAGTCTATACGTGGGCGATCTTCTCCCCGAGGTTACGGAGGCGATGTTGTACGAAGTTTTCAATGGAGTAGGACCTGTGGCTTCCATACGTGTCTGCCGTGACAGCGTTACGCGTAAGAGTTTGGGTTATGCTTACGTGAATTACTACAACGTACAGGACGCAGAAACTGCGCTCGAGTGTTTAAATTATATCGACATTAAGGGTCACCCTGCTCGTATCATGTGGAGCGACAGAGACCCCAGTTTGCGTAAAAGCGGTACAGGTAATATCTTCGTGAAGAACCTCGACAAAGCCATTGACACCAAGGCACTGTATGACACGTTCAGTCATTTCGGCACTATTCTGTCTTGCAAAGTGGCCATGGACGCTCTCGGCAATTCCAAGGGTTATGGATTCGTGCATTACACGACTGAGGAGAGCGCAAAGGAAGCCATAGAAAAGGTGAATGGCATGCTTATAGGCAACAGCCAAGTTAGTGTCGCCCCGTTTGTGCACCGATACGAACGCGAGGCAACCCAGAGTGATGCATTCACAAACTTATACGTGCGCAATTTCCCTGATACATGGACGGAGGACGATTTGCGCGAGACCTTCAGCAAGTATGGTGAAATCACTAGCATGCTTTTAAAGACCGATGACAAGGGCCGGCGTTTTGCCTTTGTCAATTACTCTGAAACGTCCATGGCAAAGGCTGCCATGGAATCTGAGAATGGTGTAAAGCTCGAAGGTGCGGAAGAGCCTCTTTTGGTTTGCCAGCACATGGGCAAGGCGAGGCGTTACGCCATGCTGAAGGCCCAGTACGATTCGAGTGCTCAGGACCATCGTAACAAGTTTTTGGGTGTCAACCTTTACCTTAAAAACCTTGATGACGCCATCGATGACGCTGCTCTTCGTGACCTTTTCAAACAATACGGAACCGTGACTTCTTCGAAGGTTATGCGTGACCCTAATGGCGTAAGTCGTGGGTTTGGTTTTGTTTGCTTCTCTCGCCCCGACGAGGCCACCAAAGCCGTTGCGGGCATGCATTTGAAGCTTGTGAAGAACAAGCCTCTATACGTTGGTCTCGCCGAGAAGCGAGAGCAACGTGCCAGCCGTTTGCAACAACGCAGTAGACAGAACGAGTTGATGCAGTATGGAGACCGCCCTAGTTATATGCCGCTATACCCGCCGGACATGCCTCCACATGTGTACTACAACCAGGTAGGATTTCGTCCTACGATGCCTGCACAACCAATGACTGTTGCCCCGCGTGGGATGCGTATGATGGCGCCAGTCCCCATCGTCCACGGCCGAGGAGCGGCTTCTCCCCACGCGCTGCCACAGGGACGTCGTGCTACAGTGAAGCAGGTGCCATTGAGCGGATTTAAATTCACAGCTCAAGCTCGCAACCGCACGGAGATGCCGAATGGCGCTCCTTCCTCGCCACCACCATCACAGCCTGCCATTGATGGCGCGGCCATGCACAAACAAATGATTGGTGAGCGTTTGTTCCCCATTGTTGCTCGTGAAAATCCTGATTTGGCTGGAAAAATCACCGGAATGATGCTGGAGATGGACAACCAGGAGCTCATGGCCTTGCTGGATAatgagcagcagctgaaggaCAAAATACAGGAGGCGATGCGTGTCTTGCAACAGGCGTCTTGA